From one Peredibacter starrii genomic stretch:
- a CDS encoding ATP-dependent DNA ligase, with amino-acid sequence MERFVELLRQLDQTTSTLNKVDGLRNYFEEVPSEDACWGLYIISGNKINTKINRTFLQEAFCEYMKMPMWLFKESAYHVGDSSETMALLRGPIEHPKHPPALGKFIKEELLTLKKLTPEEIKAKLHSWWASYDESVLFLIHKCFSGNLRMGVSKNLLIQAMAIVAGIDKETMSFRLMGDYESTPEFYDNLLVQDVTIERKSKPYPYFLASPVEDAEEVFSNWKEWCVEWKWDGIRVQVIKRDGEVFLWSRGEELINESFPDVLHQAQNLPDGTVIDGELLPFREGKVLSFNELQTRLNRKKISKKDLEKTPISVMAYDVLEWEGEDIREKPLRERREILESIKVFPLSKLVKVKNIDEAKELRLESRDRGVEGFMLKRWNSTYQTGRKRGDWWKWKIDPHTIDCVLLYAQSGTGRRSNLYTDYTLAVWKDKELIPVTKAYSGLSDEELASMDNWIKKNTVEKFGPVRSVRPQHVFEIAFEGIQESSRHKAGVALRFPRISRWRKDKKPEEADTLEEVKKLLNEQ; translated from the coding sequence ATGGAACGATTTGTAGAACTCCTTCGCCAATTAGATCAGACCACCTCAACCTTGAACAAAGTGGACGGCCTTAGAAATTATTTTGAAGAAGTGCCTTCAGAAGATGCGTGTTGGGGTCTTTACATTATTTCAGGCAATAAGATTAATACCAAAATCAATCGCACCTTTCTTCAAGAAGCGTTTTGCGAGTATATGAAGATGCCTATGTGGCTTTTTAAAGAGTCGGCCTATCACGTAGGCGATTCATCAGAAACAATGGCCCTTTTACGAGGACCGATTGAACATCCTAAGCATCCTCCCGCCCTGGGAAAATTCATTAAAGAAGAACTTTTGACCTTAAAGAAACTCACTCCCGAAGAAATAAAAGCAAAGCTTCACAGCTGGTGGGCGAGCTATGATGAATCGGTTCTATTTTTGATTCATAAGTGTTTCTCGGGAAACCTTCGTATGGGTGTTTCTAAAAACTTGTTGATTCAGGCCATGGCAATTGTGGCGGGAATTGATAAAGAGACCATGAGTTTCCGCTTGATGGGTGATTATGAGTCCACTCCTGAGTTCTATGACAATCTTCTCGTTCAAGATGTGACCATTGAAAGAAAATCAAAACCCTATCCATACTTTCTTGCATCTCCCGTGGAAGACGCGGAAGAAGTTTTTAGCAACTGGAAAGAATGGTGTGTGGAATGGAAATGGGACGGCATTCGAGTTCAGGTCATAAAACGTGATGGAGAGGTTTTTCTTTGGTCCCGGGGTGAAGAGCTCATCAATGAAAGTTTTCCAGATGTACTTCATCAGGCCCAGAATCTTCCGGATGGAACTGTGATTGATGGCGAGCTTCTGCCTTTTAGAGAAGGAAAGGTTCTGTCCTTCAATGAACTTCAGACAAGGCTTAATCGGAAAAAAATCTCTAAAAAAGATCTCGAGAAAACTCCTATCTCAGTCATGGCCTATGATGTGCTGGAATGGGAAGGCGAAGATATTCGTGAGAAACCACTCAGAGAGCGTAGAGAAATTCTGGAAAGCATCAAGGTGTTTCCTCTCTCAAAACTTGTGAAGGTCAAAAATATTGATGAAGCGAAAGAACTTCGTCTGGAGAGCCGGGATCGGGGTGTAGAAGGCTTCATGCTTAAGCGCTGGAACTCAACCTATCAAACCGGAAGAAAACGCGGAGATTGGTGGAAGTGGAAGATTGATCCTCACACCATTGACTGTGTTCTTCTTTACGCACAATCCGGTACGGGAAGACGCTCAAATCTTTATACCGATTACACGCTTGCAGTATGGAAAGATAAGGAACTCATTCCGGTGACTAAGGCCTATTCAGGTTTATCAGATGAGGAACTAGCAAGCATGGATAATTGGATCAAGAAAAACACCGTTGAAAAATTTGGGCCAGTTCGTTCTGTGAGGCCTCAGCACGTTTTTGAAATTGCGTTTGAAGGAATTCAAGAATCAAGTCGCCATAAGGCCGGAGTGGCATTGCGATTTCCTCGTATCTCGCGTTGGAGAAAGGATAAAAAACCAGAGGAAGCGGACACTCTGGAAGAGGTAAAAAAACTATTAAATGAGCAGTAG
- a CDS encoding ligase-associated DNA damage response exonuclease gives MELLQLTNKGLYCALGDFYIDPWEKVETALITHAHGDHAHWGMNRYIAVNESEHILRKRMGEVPIETHPYGETFRMGDVDVSLHPAGHILGSSQVRIQYEDEVWVFTGDFKRDYDPTCEPFEVLPCDVFISEATFALPVYRWPDFQNEMKEILAWWMKNREEGFNSVLCCYALGKAQRIIAGLRELTDETIWVHGTVDELNHCYEKTGLIWPNVKKVPLESKEKFEGAMILCPPSALGSSWNKRLSPKKVAFASGWMRLRGNRRRKGYERGFVISDHADWPSLLRTVKETGCKKVYFTHGNTDAIVRYLKDEGLDAYDLKMPYDTEGES, from the coding sequence ATGGAACTCTTGCAACTGACCAATAAAGGTCTTTATTGCGCTCTCGGAGACTTCTACATTGATCCATGGGAAAAAGTGGAGACCGCCCTCATTACTCATGCTCATGGCGATCACGCACATTGGGGCATGAATCGCTATATTGCCGTCAATGAATCAGAACACATTTTAAGAAAGCGCATGGGCGAAGTTCCCATTGAAACTCATCCTTATGGCGAGACCTTTCGGATGGGAGATGTTGATGTAAGTCTTCATCCAGCAGGTCACATTCTTGGTTCTTCGCAAGTACGGATTCAGTACGAAGATGAGGTTTGGGTCTTCACGGGAGATTTTAAGCGTGACTATGATCCAACCTGTGAACCTTTCGAAGTTCTTCCCTGTGATGTTTTTATTTCTGAGGCAACCTTTGCACTTCCGGTTTATCGCTGGCCCGATTTTCAAAATGAAATGAAGGAGATCCTTGCCTGGTGGATGAAAAACCGCGAGGAAGGCTTTAACTCGGTCCTTTGTTGTTATGCTTTGGGGAAGGCGCAAAGAATTATTGCGGGCCTTCGGGAGCTCACTGATGAAACGATCTGGGTGCATGGAACCGTCGATGAACTTAATCACTGTTATGAAAAGACGGGACTTATTTGGCCGAATGTAAAAAAAGTTCCCCTGGAGAGTAAAGAGAAGTTTGAAGGAGCGATGATTCTCTGTCCTCCATCTGCACTTGGTTCAAGTTGGAATAAACGTCTTTCTCCCAAGAAAGTAGCATTCGCTTCAGGATGGATGCGGCTTCGGGGAAATCGCAGAAGAAAAGGTTATGAAAGAGGATTCGTCATTTCCGATCACGCTGACTGGCCCTCGCTTCTTAGAACGGTCAAAGAAACGGGATGCAAGAAAGTCTATTTTACTCACGGAAATACAGACGCCATCGTGAGGTATCTAAAAGATGAAGGTCTTGATGCTTACGATTTAAAAATGCCTTACGACACCGAGGGAGAGTCCTGA
- a CDS encoding ligase-associated DNA damage response DEXH box helicase: MSSSRLDWIEKWFETKGWKAREFQLEAWKAYLRGENGLIHVSTGFGKTYAGVLAALADLTLEEQKAPGIHILYISPLRALSADIIKSIQQPIDEMKLPYTVEGRTGDTSASQRAKQKKNPPSILVTTPESFNLLLASEEYREALKKCRLVVIDEWHELMGNKRGVQVQLCLAHLKKLAPNLRIWGLSATVGNPELAGRVLNGNVLKNFVFITEKVSKEIEVQTLLPDEIDSFPWSGHLGLAMLEKVINHVDIKQSCLLFTNVRSQSERWYNEILLRKPEWEPIMAIHHSSIDRERREEVENKIKTGELKLVICTSSLDLGVDFPMVERVYQVGSPKSISRFIQRAGRSGHTPTGVPRIYFVPTHALELFEYMATELAIDRGLKEDIIPPELSFDVLAQHMVTLASGEGLIPSEAFEEIRHTYAYQKIERYQFDNLLLFLTQGGRSLSAYPYYHRLKELNGRYLVHDKKMIQQHLMNVGTITSDPSMRIKFAKGGSLGSVEESFVSKLKKGDRFVFSGKVLEFMMIKDMTVFVRLAPPKAAVVPIWWGSRLPLSSLLTSHLKEIFELIEQGRYQHPLIEFLSPIIEVQKALSRLPGRNYLLLEETLTREGRHLFIFPFEGRLVHEALAALLSVRLSLRTKVTFSFAVSEYGLEILAPSDYKFDLEVIKECLSLDNLTNDIQRSLNMTQLAKKQFRDIAQVSGLVYQNRMGEKRTMKNLQMSSSLLFEVFSKYEPEQPLYNQSFDEVRFFQFQESRLVSVLRKIKEMPFELYKTSRPSPLAFPLIIERIGSLVSSESLQDRLQRMKEKWKQVS; encoded by the coding sequence ATGAGCAGTAGCAGATTAGACTGGATTGAAAAATGGTTTGAGACCAAGGGTTGGAAGGCCCGGGAATTTCAGCTGGAGGCCTGGAAGGCGTATCTGCGTGGAGAAAATGGACTCATTCACGTTTCAACTGGCTTCGGAAAGACCTATGCAGGAGTGCTGGCCGCTCTTGCTGATTTGACCCTCGAAGAACAAAAGGCACCCGGCATCCACATCCTCTACATTTCTCCTCTGCGTGCTCTCAGCGCTGATATCATCAAATCTATTCAACAACCCATCGATGAAATGAAACTTCCCTATACGGTGGAAGGAAGAACAGGGGACACCAGTGCTTCTCAAAGAGCAAAACAAAAAAAGAATCCACCTTCTATTCTTGTTACTACCCCCGAATCATTCAATCTTCTGCTCGCATCTGAGGAGTACCGTGAGGCCCTGAAAAAATGCCGATTAGTTGTCATAGATGAGTGGCATGAACTCATGGGGAACAAGCGAGGAGTGCAGGTTCAACTATGTCTCGCTCATTTAAAAAAGCTCGCTCCTAATCTTCGAATCTGGGGACTTTCTGCGACGGTTGGAAATCCCGAACTCGCGGGACGAGTTTTAAATGGGAACGTTTTGAAGAACTTTGTTTTCATCACAGAGAAGGTCTCAAAAGAAATTGAAGTCCAAACCCTTCTTCCCGATGAGATCGATTCATTCCCTTGGTCAGGGCACTTAGGACTCGCGATGCTTGAGAAGGTGATTAATCACGTGGATATCAAGCAGTCCTGTCTTCTCTTTACCAATGTCCGCTCTCAATCAGAGCGTTGGTACAACGAAATCCTTCTTCGAAAACCCGAGTGGGAACCCATCATGGCCATTCACCACTCTTCAATTGATCGAGAGCGAAGAGAAGAGGTTGAAAATAAAATAAAGACCGGAGAATTAAAACTCGTGATCTGTACCTCAAGTCTGGATCTAGGAGTAGATTTTCCCATGGTTGAACGAGTCTATCAGGTTGGATCCCCTAAAAGTATTTCTCGCTTCATTCAACGTGCCGGACGCTCTGGTCACACGCCTACAGGGGTGCCTCGAATTTACTTTGTGCCGACTCACGCTCTTGAGCTCTTTGAATATATGGCAACTGAACTCGCTATTGATCGAGGTCTTAAAGAAGACATTATTCCTCCTGAACTTAGTTTTGATGTTTTGGCCCAGCATATGGTGACTCTTGCTTCGGGAGAAGGACTTATTCCTTCTGAGGCCTTCGAGGAAATTCGCCACACCTATGCTTACCAAAAAATAGAGCGCTATCAATTTGATAATCTTCTTCTATTTCTTACTCAAGGAGGAAGAAGCTTAAGTGCGTATCCTTATTATCATCGTCTGAAAGAATTAAACGGTAGATACCTGGTCCACGACAAAAAAATGATTCAGCAGCATCTCATGAATGTCGGAACCATTACCTCTGATCCATCCATGCGAATTAAGTTTGCCAAGGGGGGAAGTCTGGGGTCGGTGGAAGAATCTTTTGTGAGTAAGCTTAAAAAAGGGGACCGGTTTGTTTTTTCTGGAAAAGTTTTAGAGTTCATGATGATCAAGGACATGACGGTCTTTGTGAGGCTTGCTCCGCCCAAGGCCGCCGTGGTGCCAATCTGGTGGGGAAGTCGTTTGCCTCTCTCCTCTCTTCTCACAAGTCATTTGAAAGAGATATTTGAATTAATCGAACAAGGTCGCTATCAACATCCCCTGATTGAATTCCTTTCTCCTATTATTGAAGTTCAGAAAGCACTTTCACGTCTTCCTGGAAGAAATTATTTATTATTGGAAGAGACACTTACGCGAGAAGGGAGGCATTTGTTCATTTTTCCATTTGAGGGAAGACTCGTGCATGAGGCCCTGGCGGCCTTACTCTCTGTCCGACTTTCCCTTAGAACCAAGGTCACATTCAGCTTCGCCGTTTCAGAGTATGGCCTAGAAATTCTTGCACCCTCTGATTATAAATTTGATCTAGAAGTGATTAAGGAATGTCTTTCTCTGGATAATCTCACAAACGATATTCAACGCAGTCTTAATATGACCCAACTCGCGAAGAAACAGTTTAGGGACATTGCTCAGGTCTCAGGGCTAGTTTATCAAAACCGCATGGGTGAGAAGAGAACCATGAAGAACCTGCAGATGAGTTCCTCGCTCTTGTTTGAGGTCTTCTCTAAATACGAACCCGAGCAACCACTTTATAATCAGTCCTTTGATGAAGTGCGGTTTTTTCAGTTTCAGGAAAGTCGCCTCGTCTCTGTACTCCGAAAAATTAAAGAAATGCCGTTTGAGTTATATAAGACTTCCCGGCCTTCGCCTCTGGCCTTTCCTTTGATCATTGAAAGAATTGGATCCCTAGTATCTTCCGAGTCTTTACAAGATCGTTTGCAACGGATGAAAGAAAAATGGAAACAAGTCTCGTAA
- a CDS encoding helix-turn-helix domain-containing protein, whose translation MIRFTPEFLENFLAVVRKYMQLRGGLTQKDLSEMMNVGISTMSRFLNLKTSSVDEQLVANIIATLGIPLHEIIDGVEEESTETFKRLVQFYKDQKTSDQNAGEEAPKAHETRKTSATINVGGKKQQMPFGEGSSVSNTRTDLTMKEKLETLSPRQKGYLNDFLNLDANDRDLIVDLGDAIFRYIRQRNMEF comes from the coding sequence ATGATCCGCTTTACACCAGAGTTCTTAGAAAATTTCCTCGCTGTTGTTCGTAAATATATGCAATTGCGCGGAGGACTTACTCAAAAAGACCTATCAGAAATGATGAACGTGGGAATCTCCACCATGAGTCGTTTCTTGAATCTCAAAACCAGCAGTGTCGATGAGCAATTGGTTGCCAATATCATCGCGACTCTTGGAATTCCTTTGCACGAAATCATTGATGGAGTGGAAGAGGAGTCGACTGAGACGTTCAAGCGTCTGGTTCAATTTTATAAAGATCAAAAAACTTCCGATCAGAATGCCGGTGAAGAAGCTCCGAAAGCTCATGAGACCCGCAAGACAAGTGCGACGATCAATGTGGGCGGAAAGAAGCAGCAGATGCCTTTCGGTGAGGGCTCATCAGTTTCTAATACAAGAACTGACCTCACAATGAAGGAAAAGCTTGAGACCTTGTCTCCACGTCAGAAGGGTTACTTAAATGACTTTCTGAACCTGGATGCCAACGATCGAGATCTGATTGTGGATTTAGGGGACGCGATTTTCAGATATATTCGTCAAAGGAATATGGAATTTTGA
- a CDS encoding A/G-specific adenine glycosylase, with protein sequence MSLKNLLSWSKTEFSQLPWRQNRSLYRTLVSEIMLQQTTVGTVKNHFERFLVRFPTLKSLASASEDELLVAWKGLGYYRRARNLKKIAEALAKDHGGEFPHDLEALMEIPGIGPYTANALVGIGMDKRALAVDANLERVIARLLNLKTEKGLKLQKEIQTLFVNKKIFNEKLSFRELNEALMDLGRTYCQARKASCELCPLKKDCLAFKEGTPLSIPMMKGEEKKKAVEHELHLLRVFVMKKDKVLVYQKGEKEWLSGQYEVPTFILSTTDKTLKQYPSFPKGAKADPLFTFKTGITKYKIQNSVLLMGEKEFKALAFANKSEWRSTGDAESNFSTATLKALAKLNASR encoded by the coding sequence ATGAGTCTCAAAAATCTTCTTTCTTGGTCTAAGACCGAGTTCTCGCAATTACCTTGGCGCCAAAATCGCTCGTTGTATCGCACTCTGGTTTCGGAGATCATGCTTCAGCAAACGACAGTGGGAACTGTGAAGAATCATTTTGAGCGCTTTCTCGTTCGTTTCCCTACATTAAAGAGTCTTGCATCCGCATCTGAGGATGAGCTCTTGGTGGCGTGGAAAGGTCTGGGTTATTACCGTCGTGCACGCAATTTGAAAAAAATTGCAGAAGCACTCGCAAAAGATCATGGCGGAGAGTTTCCCCATGACCTTGAGGCCCTGATGGAGATTCCGGGAATTGGTCCTTATACCGCAAACGCTTTAGTGGGAATTGGGATGGACAAACGTGCTCTGGCAGTTGATGCCAATCTTGAGCGCGTGATTGCTCGTCTCTTGAATCTAAAAACAGAAAAGGGTCTAAAACTTCAAAAAGAAATTCAGACGCTGTTTGTGAATAAAAAGATCTTCAACGAAAAGCTCTCTTTCAGAGAACTGAATGAAGCGTTGATGGATCTAGGTCGCACTTACTGCCAGGCCCGCAAGGCCTCATGTGAGTTGTGTCCACTTAAGAAAGATTGTCTCGCGTTTAAAGAAGGCACGCCACTTTCAATTCCCATGATGAAAGGCGAAGAAAAGAAAAAAGCTGTAGAGCATGAACTTCATCTTCTTAGAGTTTTTGTGATGAAAAAAGATAAGGTCCTGGTTTATCAGAAGGGCGAGAAAGAGTGGCTTTCAGGACAGTATGAAGTTCCCACTTTCATTCTCTCGACCACTGATAAAACTTTGAAGCAGTATCCAAGTTTCCCGAAGGGAGCGAAGGCCGATCCTTTATTCACTTTTAAAACTGGTATTACTAAATACAAAATTCAGAACAGTGTTCTGCTGATGGGTGAGAAAGAATTTAAAGCTCTCGCATTTGCCAACAAATCAGAATGGCGCTCCACAGGGGATGCGGAATCCAATTTCTCAACAGCAACGCTGAAGGCCTTGGCGAAATTAAACGCCTCGAGATAA